AATGTCTCTCCTCTCCAACAACCCTCCTTCCGGTATAATTTTGCAAATTCTTCAGGCCAAGTAGGGCATTCAGGTAACATCCATGCATCCCTCCAAACTTTATTCCAGCTGCTCATTGTTCAACCCCATAGCAAGAAGCATCGTACGAAACTTAGCTGATGTCTCCGCAAGCTCATCTTCAGCTCTTGATTCGGAAACGACTCCGGCTCCGGCAAACAGGCGAAGTGAACGTTCCAGAACTTCTGCACAACGGATTGAAACTACCCACTCACCGTCTCCGTTGGAATCACACCAGCCAATCATTCCAGTGAAAAAACCACGATCGAATGGTTCAATTTCTCTGATAGCTGCCCGTGCCGCTTCAGTTGGCGACCCACAAACAGCAGGAGTCGGATGAAGTGAGGCTGCCAGTTCAAATACCGAAGTTGCGGGGTCAGCAAGTTCTCCCTTGATTTCGGTGGACAGATGCCACATAGTCTCAGTGTGAATTAAGGACGGTTCTGCCGGAACATCCAATATGCGGCAATAAGGTCTGAGTGCAGCGGCAACGGCTTCGACAACCACAGCATGCTCATGCCTATCCTTTGCGGAAGAGAGCAATTCTTGTGCCCTTCTCTTATCCTCGTTAGCATCCTTGCTCCGGGGCCTGGATCCGGCTAATGGATTGGATACCACCTGCAACCCGCTTCGGGAAACAAGCAGTTCAGGACTTGCTCCAATTAATGTCCGATGTGATTGCGTCTTGGAAATGAAACTTATATCCCCTTTATCTAATTCATACTCAGGCAAATCTACAGCAAAGGTGTAGCCTTGACTATTCTGCCGGGCCAGGTTGCGAAGTAACCGGGGGATATCAATGGTTTTCGATGAACTTAGTTTCAAGGACCTGGATAAAACGATTTTGCTAAGATCGCCACCCTTTATACGCGCCACTCCTTTTTCCACACCTCGTACATACTCCGCAGGTTCGGGAACAG
This Paenibacillus larvae subsp. larvae DNA region includes the following protein-coding sequences:
- the dhbC gene encoding isochorismate synthase DhbC gives rise to the protein MDHTVSLEESAIKLLNEYKAGSSFFLASPYQTLLAKGTYATVSHTRLENLSELVTAVLGNAEQAGHRNPVVVGAVPFDQTNPVQLVVPEEIRWAVPLQFDSINELQHSVMSTYEIKAVPEPAEYVRGVEKGVARIKGGDLSKIVLSRSLKLSSSKTIDIPRLLRNLARQNSQGYTFAVDLPEYELDKGDISFISKTQSHRTLIGASPELLVSRSGLQVVSNPLAGSRPRSKDANEDKRRAQELLSSAKDRHEHAVVVEAVAAALRPYCRILDVPAEPSLIHTETMWHLSTEIKGELADPATSVFELAASLHPTPAVCGSPTEAARAAIREIEPFDRGFFTGMIGWCDSNGDGEWVVSIRCAEVLERSLRLFAGAGVVSESRAEDELAETSAKFRTMLLAMGLNNEQLE